The following proteins are encoded in a genomic region of Diabrotica virgifera virgifera chromosome 1, PGI_DIABVI_V3a:
- the LOC114334743 gene encoding calmodulin-beta-like produces the protein MSQEINITNGFPLDIITEFKEAFSFFDKHQTGEIATSQLGTIMRALGQNPTETELKKIIAEVDRKELGTISFDTFINMMKCKLCTTNMVEELRESFQVLDRKGTGVISIFELRDILTSTGDKFDDDEIEEIMKDVVVNENDEVVYDEYINTLASK, from the exons ATGAGTCAGGAAATAAATATAACTAACGGTTTTCCACTTGATATAATTACGGAATTTAAAGAAGCCTTTTCATTTTTTGATAAACATCAAACAGGCGAAATTGCGACTTCCCAGTTAGGAACTATAATGAGAGCTTTGGGACAAAACCCCACAGAAACAGAGTTAAAG AAAATCATTGCAGAAGTTGACAGAAAAGAACTCGGCACAATAAGTTTTGACACATTTATTAACATGATGAAGTGCAAACTGTGCACTACGAATATGGTAGAAGAACTTCGAGAGTCCTTTCAAGTTTTAGATAGAAAAGGTACTGGCGTTATTAGTATTTTTGAGTTACGTGATATTTTGACTAGCACCGGTGATAAATTTGATGATGATGAAATTGAAGAAATTATGAAAGACGTTGTGGTAAATGAAAACGATGAAGTTGTCTACGATGAATATATTAACACTTTAGCTTCTAAATAA